A single genomic interval of Spinacia oleracea cultivar Varoflay chromosome 6, BTI_SOV_V1, whole genome shotgun sequence harbors:
- the LOC110776213 gene encoding uncharacterized protein At5g39865 — MWPSWGKSSQKISDTPKHKFQSSNFRCSSFKDIENLCNFDLDFPISSSPNTTNTTLKRQPSVPTQPRTCRAVFHRVRTANSLLQQWASRSNPPKPENTPTRATPGSLTETSPKIPSPDARIVVYYTSLRIVRPTFQACRAVMSILQGFQVVIDERDLAMDSSFMSELRELLGLKPTEQLALPRVFIGGRYVGGADEVKYLHEIGELKKLVSGIPPKKPGTCHTCGGYRFILCAECSGSHKIFSEKIGFRTCSACNENGLIRCLDCSSPPFRRPILMAAD; from the coding sequence ATGTGGCCATCGTGGGGGAAATCATCGCAGAAGATTTCCGATACACCTAAACACAAATTCCAATCCTCCAATTTCCGATGTTCGTCGTTTAAAGACATCGAAAATCTCTGCAATTTCGACCTCGATTTCCCCATTTCTTCTTCTCCCAATACTACGAACACCACCCTCAAACGGCAACCTTCTGTTCCAACCCAACCTCGAACCTGCCGCGCCGTTTTCCACCGAGTCCGAACCGCCAACTCGCTCCTTCAACAATGGGCCAGCAGATCCAACCCACCAAAACCCGAGAATACCCCCACAAGAGCAACGCCCGGCTCATTAACAGAAACCAGCCCCAAAATACCCTCCCCTGATGCCCGAATCGTGGTTTACTACACTAGTCTCCGGATAGTCCGGCCCACATTTCAGGCTTGCCGGGCGGTTATGTCGATACTACAAGGTTTCCAGGTGGTTATAGATGAGAGAGACTTAGCGATGGATTCGAGTTTCATGTCGGAGCTCCGGGAACTTCTCGGATTAAAACCCACCGAGCAGCTGGCCTTGCCGAGGGTTTTCATTGGTGGGAGATACGTAGGTGGGGCGGATGAGGTTAAATATCTTCATGAGATCGGTGAACTCAAAAAGCTCGTTTCCGGAATACCCCCAAAAAAGCCCGGTACGTGCCATACGTGTGGTGGGTACAGGTTTATCCTCTGCGCCGAGTGTAGCGGTAGCCATAAAATCTTCTCGGAAAAAATTGGGTTTCGTACTTGTTCGGCGTGCAATGAGAACGGTCTGATTCGATGTCTTGATTGTTCTTCACCTCCTTTCCGCCGTCCGATTTTAATGGCTGCTGATTGA
- the LOC130463751 gene encoding uncharacterized protein, translating to MLFLYLSLGLTSLSAPFHKANTLILKLYITKFGALSSLKQSLTESGSPCEKLDSLQILNSLCGCACGIAYPLENCQICPNTQENLDHIFITCPRAVEFWSNVKFIPKVKLPDSDFTNWFWGNVLEIKVNTDLNIAHTTIFSFCLWRIWLRRNLWIFQKGNKPILFWTVQTTKLANISQNDQIHVLNIKPLHIFPIVGQADYIVKVDVTFYSTSLLIASYARICRNTNHNYIDGVAGSTTSIAHIAAESQAILLAISWAIVNQWIGGHAKKPRKPLIEIKKEGAAEGSGPCGKEGQCPAESVASWN from the exons ATGTTATTCCTATACCTAAGTTTGGGACTGACATCCCTTTCTGCTCCCTTTCACAAGGCCAACACTTTGATTCTAAAATTGTATATAACCAAATTTGGAGCTCTAAGTTCCCTCAAACAGTCATTGACAGAAAGTGGATCTCCATGTGAAAAGCTAGATTCCCTCCAAATATTAAATTCTTTATGTGGTTGTGCCTGTGGAATAGCATACCCACTGGAAAATTGCCAAATTTGTCCTAACACCCAGGAAAACCTAGATCATATCTTTATTACATGTCCTAGGGCAGTAGAGTTTTGGTCAAATGTTAAGTTTATTCCCAAAGTTAAACTTCCTGATTCTGATTTTACTAACTGGTTTTGGGGAAATGTGTTGGAAATAAAAGTGAACACTGATTTAAATATTGCCCATACAACTATTTTTAGCTTTTGTCTTTGGAGAATCTGGTTAAGAAGAAATCTCTGGATCTTTCAAAAGGGAAACAAACCCATTCTTTTCTGGACTGTACAAACCACTAAACTAGCCAATATCTCTCAAAATGACCAAATTCATGTCCTAAACATCAAGCCTTTGCATATATTCCCAATTGTTGGTCAAGCTGATTACATTGTGAAAGTGGATGTCACTTTTTACTCCACATCTTTGCTTATTGCTTCCTATGCCAGAATTTGCAGGAATACAAATCATAACTACATAGATGGAGTGGCTGGCTCAACAACATCAATAGCACATATTGCTGCAGAATCCCAAGCAATATTGCTCGCCATCTCTTGGGCCATAGTGAACCAGTGGATAGGG GGACATGCTAAGAAGCCAAGGAAGCCTCTAATTGAAATCAAGAAGGAGGGAGCAGCTGAAGGAAGTGGACCATGTGGCAAGGAAGGCCAATGCCCAGCCGAGTCTGTTGCATCGTGGAATTAG